Proteins found in one Muntiacus reevesi chromosome 2, mMunRee1.1, whole genome shotgun sequence genomic segment:
- the RRAS gene encoding ras-related protein R-Ras translates to MSSGAASGTGRGRPRGGVPGPGDPPPSETHKLVVVGGGGVGKSALTIQFIQSYFVSDYDPTIEDSYTKICTVDGVPARLDILDTAGQEEFGAMREQYLRAGHGFLLVFAINDRQRKVPRSEASTFSASHHVAYFEASAKLRLNVDEAFEQLVRAVRKYQEQELPPSPPSAPRKKARGCPCVLL, encoded by the exons ATGAGCAGCGGGGCGGCGTCCGGGACAGGGCGGGGGCGGCCCCGGGGCGGGGTGCCGGGACCCGGGGACCCCCCACCCAGCGAGACACACAAGCTGGTGGTCGTGGGCGGCGGCGGCGTGGGCAAGAGCGCACTGACCATCCAGTTCATCCAG TCCTACTTCGTGTCTGACTACGACCCCACTATTGAAGACTCCTACACGAAGATCTGCACTGTGGATGGTGTGCCAGCCCGGCTAGACA tcCTGGACACCGCTGGCCAGGAGGAATTTGGTGCCATGCGGGAACAGTACTTGCGTGCAGGCCACGGCTTCCTGCTGGTGTTTGCCATTAATGACAGGCAGAG GAAG GTCCCCCGATCTGAAGCCTCCACCTTCAGTGCCTCCCACCACGTGGCCTACTTCGAAGCTTCCGCCAAACTGCGCCTCAATGTGGATGAGGCCTTCGAGCAGCTGGTGCGGGCCGTCCG GAAGTACCAGGAACAAGAGCTCCCGCCCTCCCCGCCCAGCGCCCCCAGGAAGAAGGCCAGAGGCTGCCCCTGTGTCCTCCTGTAG